A single Kryptolebias marmoratus isolate JLee-2015 linkage group LG16, ASM164957v2, whole genome shotgun sequence DNA region contains:
- the preb gene encoding prolactin regulatory element-binding protein codes for MGKRRVPDLYRAPFPLYTIKVDPATGLVITAGGGGASKTGIKNAVHFLDLQLVGEHQYSASLLHSHDTDTRATMNMAVGNGVIAAGQDGTCCLMTFKLQTQEDGQVASKPGNSTQRGNARRRAGKTDGMEPNKAAASGDTSDMKDETATITMKALAEVQSDLNPQDPLQKVVRFSPDLNFLLTGGTDGHVRVWEFPSLKKKFDFNAHEGEIEDLDMSSGNKHLVTVGRDFTCNVWTGNQLTTKLNWLETMPQIAEKSYRYLACRFGRVEDQKDALRLYTVQIPHKRDRKPPPCYLTKWDGKSLLPMLTSPCGAEVLSSLAVSDSGTFLGLGTVTGSVAIYIAFSLQKLYYVQESHGIVVTDLAFLPDTLKDIKGRNETAMLSVALDSRCQIHTVATQRYFPIWLVMFFCGLMVVAVVLLLQHLFPGFL; via the exons ATGGGGAAGAGGAGGGTGCCGGATCTGTACAGAGCCCCCTTTCCACTGTACACCATTAAAGTGGACCCTGCTACTGGGCTGGTGATCACAGCTGGAGGAGGGGGGGCGTCGAAGACGGGCATAAAGAATGCTGTG CATTTCCTGGATCTGCAGCTGGTTGGAGAACACCAGTACAGCGCCAGTCTTCTTCACTCTCATGATACAGACACACGTGCTACTATGAACATGGCGGTGGGTAACGGTGTCATTGCTGCAGGACAGGATGGGACCTGCTGCCTCATGACCTTTAAACTCCAGACACAGGAAGACGGACAAGTTGCTTCCAAACCTG GTAACAGCACACAGCGAGGTAATGCCAGGAGACGAGCTGGAAAAACTGACGGTATGGAACCAAATAAAGCTGCTGCATCTGGAGACACATCAGATATGAAGGATGAGACGGCTACCATCACAATGAAGGCTTTAGCTGAAGTGCAGTCAGACCTAAACCCACAGGACCCGCTCCAGAAAGTAGTCCGGTTCAGTCCTGACTTGAACTTCCTGCTGACAGGAGGTACTGATGGACACGTCCGAGTCTGGGAG TTTCCATCCCTGAAGAAAAAGTTTGACTTCAATGCACATGAAGGTGAAATAGAAGACTTGGACATGAGTTCAGGAAACAAA CACCTGGTGACCGTTGGTCGAGACTTTACCTGCAATGTTTGGACCGGCAACCAGCTgacaacaaaactgaactgGCTCGAAACAATGCCTCAAATTGCTGAAAAGTCTTATCGATATCTGGCttgcag ATTTGGAAGAGTTGAGGACCAAAAAGATGCACTAAGGCTTTACACGGTGCAGATCCCCCATAAACGAGACAGAAAGCCTCCTCCTTGTTACCTCACTAAGTGGGATGGGAAGAGCCTGCTGCCCATGCTGACGTCTCCCTGTGGAGCGGAGGTTCTCTCCAGTCTGGCTGTCAG CGACTCTGGAACGTTTCTTGGACTTGGAACTGTGACTGGATCAGTAGCAATTTACATTGCTTTCTCCCTTCAG AAGCTGTATTATGTCCAAGAGTCCCACGGCATTGTTGTGACAGACCTGGCCTTCCTGCCCGACACTCTGAAAGACATCAAGGGGAGGAACGAGACGGCCATGTTGAGTGTCGCTCTCGACAGCCGCTGTCAAATACATACTGTGGCCACCCAGA GATATTTCCCCATCTGGCTCGTGATGTTCTTCTGTGGTCTGATGGTGGTGGCAGTGGTCCTCCTCCTACAACACCTTTTTCCAGGATTTCTTTAA